The following are encoded together in the Kribbella voronezhensis genome:
- a CDS encoding TldD/PmbA family protein — protein MPDVDASFLALPRHELADAALQRAKDLGATYAEFRLERIRSESISLRDSVLESAHDDEDLGLAVRVIHDGTWGFAAGVALSTDEAVRIAEQAVNLAQVSRPINSEPIELADEPIYDDVSWVSSYEVDPFTLPRAEKVALLTDYSDRLLNAEGVSHVTVHVASVNECKFYANSEGTSTTQQRIRIGPQLQATAIDPETGRFDSMRTLAPPAGRGWEYLTGTGWNWDEELAQIPGWLAEKMAAPSVEAGRYDVVVDPSNLWLTIHESIGHATELDRALGYEANYAGTSFATLDKLGTLEYGSPIMHVTGDRTAEHGLSTVGYDDEGVAGQQWDLVKDGVLVGYQLDRRMAQVNKDVLGTDRSNGCAYADSAGHVPIQRMANVSLQPATDGPSTEELISRVQNGIYIVGDKSWSIDMQRYNFQFTGQRFYKITDGKLDGQLRDVAYQATTTDFWGSMEAVGGPQTYVLGGALNCGKAQPPQSGAVSHGCPSALFRDVRILNTTQEAGR, from the coding sequence GTGCCTGATGTCGATGCGTCTTTCCTCGCCCTCCCCCGACACGAGCTGGCCGACGCGGCGCTGCAGCGCGCCAAGGATCTCGGCGCGACGTACGCCGAATTCCGGCTGGAACGGATCCGGTCGGAGTCCATCTCGTTGCGCGACAGCGTTCTCGAGAGCGCCCACGACGACGAGGACCTCGGCCTCGCCGTCCGGGTCATCCACGACGGCACCTGGGGCTTCGCCGCCGGGGTCGCGCTCAGCACCGACGAGGCGGTCCGGATCGCCGAACAGGCGGTGAACCTGGCGCAGGTCTCCCGGCCGATCAACTCCGAACCGATCGAGCTCGCCGACGAGCCGATCTACGACGACGTCAGCTGGGTGTCGAGCTACGAGGTCGACCCGTTCACGTTGCCGCGCGCCGAGAAGGTTGCCCTGCTCACCGATTACAGCGATCGCCTGTTGAACGCGGAGGGCGTTTCGCACGTCACCGTCCACGTCGCGTCGGTGAACGAGTGCAAGTTCTACGCGAACTCGGAGGGCACGTCGACGACCCAGCAGCGGATCCGGATCGGCCCGCAGCTGCAGGCGACCGCGATCGATCCGGAGACCGGCCGGTTCGACTCGATGCGGACGCTCGCGCCACCGGCCGGACGTGGCTGGGAATACCTGACCGGCACCGGCTGGAACTGGGACGAGGAGCTGGCGCAGATCCCGGGCTGGCTCGCCGAGAAGATGGCCGCACCGAGCGTCGAGGCCGGCCGGTACGACGTGGTCGTCGACCCCTCGAACCTCTGGCTCACCATCCACGAGTCGATCGGCCACGCGACCGAACTGGACCGCGCCCTCGGGTACGAGGCGAACTACGCGGGCACCAGCTTCGCCACCCTCGACAAGCTCGGCACGCTCGAGTACGGCTCGCCGATCATGCACGTCACCGGCGACCGGACGGCCGAGCACGGGTTGTCGACGGTCGGGTACGACGACGAGGGCGTCGCCGGGCAGCAATGGGATCTCGTGAAGGACGGCGTACTGGTCGGCTATCAACTGGATCGCCGGATGGCGCAGGTCAACAAGGACGTGCTCGGCACCGACCGCTCGAACGGGTGCGCGTACGCCGATTCGGCCGGCCACGTGCCGATCCAGCGGATGGCCAACGTCTCCCTGCAGCCCGCGACAGACGGTCCCTCCACCGAGGAACTGATCAGCCGGGTGCAGAACGGGATCTACATCGTCGGCGACAAGTCCTGGTCGATCGACATGCAGCGCTACAACTTCCAGTTCACCGGGCAGCGGTTCTACAAGATCACCGACGGCAAGCTCGACGGGCAACTCCGCGACGTCGCGTACCAGGCCACCACGACCGACTTCTGGGGCTCGATGGAAGCCGTCGGCGGCCCGCAGACCTACGTCCTGGGTGGCGCGCTCAACTGCGGCAAGGCCCAACCGCCGCAGAGCGGTGCCGTCAGCCACGGTTGCCCGTCCGCCCTGTTCCGCGATGTCCGCATCCTCAACACCACGCAGGAGGCCGGCCGGTGA
- a CDS encoding DUF805 domain-containing protein: MQWYTDVLKKYIQFSGRARRKEFWMFALFNAIISIVLSIIDNAAGLTNSTGNGVLGSIYSLAVLLPSLAVAARRLHDTDRSALWLLLIFVIVIGWIVLLVFYIQEGTPGDNKYGPDPKAAERFGAGTPNAEPGYPTA, encoded by the coding sequence ATGCAGTGGTACACAGATGTCCTCAAGAAGTACATCCAGTTCAGCGGTCGCGCGCGGCGCAAGGAATTCTGGATGTTCGCACTGTTCAACGCGATCATCTCGATCGTGCTGAGCATCATCGACAACGCGGCCGGTCTGACGAACAGCACCGGCAACGGAGTCCTCGGCAGCATCTACAGCCTCGCTGTCCTGCTGCCGTCGCTGGCCGTCGCGGCCCGCCGCCTGCACGACACGGACCGGTCGGCCCTGTGGCTGCTGCTGATCTTCGTGATCGTGATCGGCTGGATCGTGCTGCTGGTGTTCTACATCCAGGAAGGCACCCCGGGCGACAACAAGTACGGTCCGGACCCGAAGGCGGCAGAGCGCTTCGGCGCCGGTACGCCGAACGCGGAGCCGGGTTACCCGACGGCCTGA
- a CDS encoding class I SAM-dependent methyltransferase: MAFSRSELRSLVNEIHRVLRPGGLFVYTVWSTADPCFGRCTDIGDGLAAKDGFAGRFFDLDLIHELAERWELGGADPYEEGPEPRRLWRVTQAKPAPKS; this comes from the coding sequence ATGGCCTTCTCGCGGTCCGAACTGCGCTCGCTGGTCAACGAGATCCACCGCGTACTCCGTCCCGGCGGGCTGTTCGTCTACACCGTGTGGTCCACCGCCGATCCGTGCTTCGGCCGCTGCACCGACATCGGCGACGGGCTGGCCGCCAAGGACGGATTCGCCGGCCGGTTCTTCGACCTCGACCTGATCCACGAGCTGGCCGAGCGGTGGGAACTCGGCGGCGCCGACCCGTACGAGGAAGGGCCCGAACCGCGCCGGCTCTGGCGGGTCACGCAGGCGAAACCGGCCCCGAAGAGCTGA
- a CDS encoding metallopeptidase TldD-related protein, translating into MTTAIQLTPQDTIERTLELAAAEGAQGCVVLVAETSSANLRWANNTLTTNGAMRGSSVTVIATVGAGEGTAAGVVGRSSVTDTSLRELVSAAVAAARESGPAEDARPLVDGTVGPGWDEEPDETDVSVYENFAPALGEALTKAGQENRWLYGFADHEVITLYVGSSAGLRLRQSLPRGYVTANGKSGDLSQSAWVGAATHDFSDIDPLAIDAELTRRLSWATRTVSVEAGRHPTILPPAAVADLMTHMYVKLDGRDAHEGRSVFSKAAGGSRVGEVLSPHPVRFWSDPLLHGLETFPFVVVRSSAGCESVFDNGLTLAATDWIRGGKLENLMQSRFTAALTGAPAVTPPIANYALSVDGATGSVDDLVAGLDHGLLLTCLWYIRVVDPQTLLLTGLTRDGVYLVENGEVTGAVNNFRFNESPVDLLARFTAAGATVPSFSREWGDEFSRTATPPLLVPDFNMSSVSQAN; encoded by the coding sequence GTGACGACCGCCATTCAGCTGACCCCGCAGGACACGATCGAGCGCACGCTCGAACTCGCCGCGGCCGAGGGCGCCCAGGGCTGTGTCGTCCTGGTCGCCGAGACCTCCAGCGCGAACCTGCGCTGGGCCAACAACACGCTGACCACCAACGGCGCGATGCGCGGCTCGAGCGTGACGGTGATCGCGACCGTCGGCGCCGGCGAGGGTACCGCGGCCGGCGTGGTCGGGCGCTCGTCCGTGACGGACACCTCGCTGCGCGAACTCGTCTCGGCCGCGGTCGCCGCGGCTCGCGAGTCCGGTCCCGCCGAAGACGCCCGCCCACTCGTCGACGGCACCGTCGGACCGGGCTGGGACGAGGAGCCGGACGAGACCGACGTCAGCGTCTACGAGAACTTCGCCCCCGCACTCGGCGAGGCACTCACCAAGGCCGGCCAGGAGAACCGCTGGCTCTACGGCTTCGCCGACCACGAGGTCATCACCCTGTACGTCGGGTCGTCGGCCGGCCTGCGGCTTCGGCAGTCCCTCCCGCGCGGCTACGTCACCGCGAACGGCAAGTCGGGCGACCTCAGCCAGTCGGCCTGGGTCGGCGCGGCAACCCATGACTTCAGCGACATCGATCCGCTCGCGATCGACGCCGAACTGACCCGGCGGCTCAGCTGGGCCACCCGCACGGTGTCGGTGGAAGCCGGCCGGCACCCCACCATCCTGCCGCCGGCTGCCGTCGCGGACCTGATGACGCATATGTACGTCAAGCTCGACGGACGCGACGCACACGAGGGCCGCAGCGTCTTCTCCAAGGCTGCCGGTGGTTCCCGGGTCGGCGAGGTGTTGTCGCCACACCCGGTCAGGTTCTGGTCGGACCCCTTGCTGCACGGGCTGGAGACGTTCCCGTTCGTCGTCGTACGGTCCTCGGCCGGCTGCGAGAGCGTGTTCGACAACGGCCTCACGCTGGCCGCGACCGACTGGATCCGCGGCGGCAAACTGGAGAACCTGATGCAGAGCAGGTTCACCGCTGCACTGACGGGTGCGCCCGCGGTCACTCCGCCGATCGCCAACTACGCCTTGTCGGTGGACGGCGCGACCGGATCCGTGGACGACCTGGTAGCGGGCCTGGACCACGGCCTGTTGCTGACCTGCCTGTGGTACATCCGGGTGGTGGATCCGCAGACCCTGCTACTCACCGGCCTGACCCGCGACGGCGTCTACCTGGTCGAGAACGGCGAGGTGACGGGTGCCGTCAACAACTTCCGCTTCAACGAGAGCCCGGTCGACCTGCTCGCCCGCTTCACCGCGGCCGGCGCGACCGTCCCGTCGTTCTCCCGCGAATGGGGCGACGAGTTCTCCCGTACGGCGACCCCGCCGCTGCTCGTCCCGGACTTCAACATGTCCAGCGTCAGCCAGGCGAACTGA